A segment of the Sander lucioperca isolate FBNREF2018 chromosome 7, SLUC_FBN_1.2, whole genome shotgun sequence genome:
GAGAACATATTAATAGTACAGGTCTTTCATTGTGTGTGCCAGTGTTGTTCAGGTGGCTTATGATACAACAATCTTCCTAGTTCAATAAGCAAAAATACAGCCTGTGCGATGACAGGCAGCAAATGTAATGTTCAACTGATCCTTAATATAAGATGTAATGCTTGTATACAGTGGATGGACAATTAATTCATGGCTTAGTTCACAAGATAGCATATTTTGTATCAGTTCTGAAATAATCTGTCACCTCAATCACTTGAAACAGGTGCGAGTTCATTGACATGATTCTTATATCTAGTCAATCTGCATGCATAACCCAACCGAAAATTAGCACACATACTAAAAATCTGTTATTTGAGTTTTTGTCAAGACGTATATTATTCATCAAAAAATTCCCACACACAGAAATTGATAAACACATCAAGAGAGAGTGCAttataaaaagaacaaaaagagaAACTCCACAAAGTACTgcggtgttaaaaaaaaaaatgggccACTCACCACAGGAAAACTCAGTGATGCGCTCCTCTCCCACTCCGGCAGAAAACAGCAGCTCTTGTTTGAAGTCTGAAACCTACATATCACATCTTTCAGAATGATACAACTCTTCCACAACAAAGGCTTAGTTTGTTTTTAGTGGATTTAATATAACTTACAGGCTGCATGGTTCCTCCTGCGATGATGACTGCTCTGCACTGCTTCAGCACCTGGGCAAAGTGCACCGCTGGATTCAACAGCAGGAACTTGACACTGCTCTCCGACAAAGTACCTGGCCATTTAAACAGAAGGGGTATTTTCTAACACTTTTATTTCCCTACTGTTCTTTATTTggagttgtgtgtttttttttttaaacggtaCCTTGTCTGTGCACAACCACTCTGCCGTCAGAGTTGCTGTTGGTGAGAGCCATGAAAAAACCTTCCACCTGCATCATGGGAGATGCAGACAGCACTTTCTCTGCCTCTGACCCCTGCTGGTCTGCTGAAGAAACTGCACACATGGAAGCATCACAGAATAGATAAATCATGGTAAAAAACCAGAGGGATGCTACattgttcagtgtgtgttgatTGCAAAATGCCAGAGTGTAAGAAATGGCCAGATGTGAAGGGCATGGGTATGGTTTGAAAAGAACAATCATATCTGCACATGCAACTTAGATCCAGCTTAACCATAAACACTCTGAACATGTTAGTTTTCCAGTTTGATAACAACATACATGATATCTATTCTCTTGCTTGTGCACTTTACAAACAAGGAAATGTGGGAGATGTTTATGGTAGTAGTTATATTGTGGGTACTGTCTGCAAAAGTGCTTAGTCTGTGTAAAGTAGTAAAATGTCTATTCAGGGGAAAGAAAATTTCCACACATCCCACAATGTAGTTCCATGATAGCCAAATTCTTctgaaattaagtttttttttcttttttctgaatAGGATCCCATTTCTTTCAATAAATTATGGCATGTTGCTACCGTAATGTCACATGTCTGCAATTATGATTTTAATATGTGGGTGACAGCCCTCTGACCTGGCAAAGTGCTCTGGTTGCTCTGCAGCGTTTGAAGGTAGCGGTTTAAGCCCTCAGTGCGTCGGTTCTCCTTATTGGAGCTGCTCGGAGTGTGCAGACTCACACCTAATCCTGCGTACTTCTCCACGAAGCCACCCAGCTGCAGAGTGAATACACGTGTGAGATTTATTAGATTTTACAGTGGATCACTCAATATTTATACGAGGCATAAattaatacatatatattaaacGCTTACTTTTCTGCTGATCAGGCTCTTCTCAAAGTATCTCTGCAACTAACGTGAAATGACATTGAAAAAATCTTTTGCAGGATGGATATGGTGTTTAGAAGCAATTTTAAACAGCAATTTAACACTTTCAACTACCTTAAACAAGTTGATATTGTCGATCTGAGCCTTGAAGAGGAAGTTGTTGATGGAGAGCATTTCAGTTCCTAAAGATagagaaacatttttttcttagatgtgtataagtgtgtgtttatgtgtgtgtgtgtattactgtATTTACTAACCTGTTTGTGTAGTCTGGCTCTGTGGATTCTGCCCCACCTTTCCTGCAAGGATTACATTGACATCGTAATTGGCATTGTCCAGCAATTTCTCCTCCTACCCATCTTGCAGACTGGCAATAATAATCAAAAACGAAACACACTCACCTCCCAGCACCCGGACAAGCCCCTCAATCACAAACAGAATCTGTTTGATGTACATCAGGTTCTTTGCCTTCAGTCTGCTCCTGATGttgtgaaaacataaacaacaagAGTAGGATGGAGGACAATACTGAATTTCTGAATGAGTGCATTGTGTGACCCTGTGTATATACTCACTTGTAGCGGTCAGCATACTGGGTGAGCTGCGAGTGGACCCGGCAAAGCTGTAGAAAATTCACAATTCAGTATATTGCAGAGAACATGCGTAGTTTAAACCTACATTTTGTACATGATGTGTATGAATCTGTTTACCTGAGCTCCACTGAGCTCTGCACTGTGTATACAGGAAAGTGTGTCACTAAGATTGTGAGCTTCATCTATGATCACcacctgtaaaaaaaataaaataataacatacagtatatatattcaAAAAGCATTTCTGCTATCAGTAATATGACAAATCAATTCCACTTCAAGTTGTTGAAACTGACCAcacaatgcatttaaaaaaataatttaattactAGGGCTGTAGGAGCTAGAGTGCGGATCAggctgcatttttctgtctgagcccggcccgcgtcggacagagcagtaactgaacccggcccgagcccgacaggcattaagatatatgtccgagcccgacacagttaaaatctcgtttttttctcatactaatgacacatgtacgtttgtttgtgtggaaagcccgcttttattgagcaactgtaggaaggtattcggaaatgtcaacagatgagtgcATCagtgcacacggggcaacaagcgcacgttaacccagccgcgcacctacataataagcttttttaaatttaaaatgtcaatgccttatcgcgctgatgtgaccgagtcTGATCCGAACCCatacatcatttctaaatatctgtccaaacCCGGCCCGACCCGTCGGGTCTCGACGGGCTCGGTTCTGGTATCCATCCTGTAgtaggagccacatattgtatgttgtttatggtctcatttctattatttattgattattatattgtgcacttatattgtAGATGGTGGGCGTTTTCATCACGGTTTGAGCGAAAGTTGATTTttttgcttcacctgttcacttgttttttttgggctttgacagagggggtgagcctgggagcgaacactttctgttgaccgccgCACTAACGCACTTGTTTCGACtcataaagtaactttacatttggtaactgcagtactagttgtattttacgtgtggaggaataaatcattgcaatacaatctTGAGCGtgtcacagtgtgtttatgcatctctcagtgtttagtccctcgcgtcagcactttgttggactgcttacagccgcaacaAGGGCATTTCAAATATTAAAAAGTTTCTTTTTGATTTCCATGATAATTCTGACAATTGCTGAACAGAAAAACCAAAGACAGAATCAAAAATAACATCTAATCCTACAGTACCTGCCCCTTCAGCTGGACCCCTGCTGCTTTCCTTGTAGCTTCATGAAGCAACATCTGATAGGGCAACACCACCAACTATGCAGACACAATAAACATAGGCCATACAGATTAACACTAAAACTTGAATCGGCTTATAAAAAGTTAATGactaaataaaaatactttaaagAAATTTAGGAAAAATGTTCTCCAGAGTAATGAGACAGGAATGGATGAACTGAGTACAAAGTGGGCAGTGTTACCTGTGCAGGGGGAACAGCGAGGCGTGTGGCGTAGTAAGGACATGAATGTGTCTCTCTGCCCAGCTTCAGCATCTGTTCTATATCGTGGACTGTCCCCAGAACGTCGTCCCTCATCTGCTGCAGGGCTGAAGCTTTATAATAGGGACACACACTCTTTGCTTGGCCTCGCTTACGTTTGACACCCTCTTCATGATGAGGCTTTTCtacaaaatggcaaaaaaaggcttatttatttttatgtttttagacAGCTCTTTagttatcttatcttataaatatgattcataattcTATAATGCCATTTCTGTTTAATTCTGATTTGTGGCATGTTTTGTGTTGTCTGCCTAATGTTGTTTGCCtgtaacacatttttattgctGCCTACATTGGATCAGGACACTGCTGAAAAAGGTTTTTAATTGATGAAGCTTTCCTAAttcaaataaaggttaaataaaattttgaaaatggcaaatcTCTTACAAGCTTGAAGTTATCTCGAAATGTTGTTCTGTAGGATCAGTAGTTCTGGAGCTAGTGTGTGAGGGGCTCTCaccatgtttgtttttctgcatCTCAATGCAGCGGTCGTTAATGCGCTGGATGCTGCCCAAGCGACGCACCTCCTCGTTGACACACAGATTCTGGAAAGTACagttttatgttatgttatactGTCAGATGTCATGTTTAATAATCATGTTTTTACTGATTGAATACAAGTAACACTTCCTGTTATTCCTGTTAAACGCCAAGCCTTGTGTAAGGTGGATCTAAATTTAGATGTAATGTACTATTTTTGAACACCCTGTATTTTAGCATTTTAATTAAAATCTTGAGCCATgtaatcatgtgtgtgtgtgtgtgtacacataccTGCCGTGAGCCAAGGGTGACCAGACTGATGTCCTTGCTGAAGGGACTCTTTTGAACCTCATGGACAAATTGGGCTAGCTGGGAGTGAGTGCGACTGCAGTAGTAAATCTGAGAACATGTATAAAGCCTCACTTTATTAGGGTAATGTGTGACactcattattattatgttttatatatCGGTGGGACACTCATCCTTACAGTTACAATGTGAAATGTCTCTCTtagttagggctgggtatcgttcaaaaatattTGATACCGGTactggtaccgataccaataccgtgactttgataacGGTTTCTAAACGATACTTTGTTCAATACaaaatttataaaataaattacaacattacacattactgcACAAATCTTTGTATTTATTCTCCAGCACCTACTACGTAAGCCTCTGTGTgcaacgtagagtttttcctgcgtgtctctacgacatgtaacgttagacagccaatcacaaacattattagatcttggtagaagcatgctgcgtgcttattggcaaactgacgctgatgagacttactccttaggtattgaaattgggttttGGATGACGAGGCATTTCTCGACACTCGATACATCAGAGGCAATTTGGTCgttgcctaaaaagtattgaatttggtacccaCCCCTACTCTTAGTACACACCTTAGTAACATGTTCTTCAACCAGGTCGTCGTCTGAGTCATCTTCAGCACCACAATATCTGAGCATGAGAGCAAATGCACCCTTCTGTCATTGTCTGTCACTGtgatgtagggctgggcaatatatcgatattgataTATGAGGGTAGATATCATCTTACAtattggatatcgtaatatcgcaatatgacacaagtgttgtcttttcctgattttaaagattacattacagtaaagtgatgttattttctgaacttacctgactaactgttgtagctgttctattatttgcctgtacctacttagtcattatatccacgttattgatgattatttatcaaatatCTCTTTGTgtcaatattttgtgaaagcaccaatagtcaacccacAATATCGATagcgatgtatttggtcaaaaatattgtgatatttgattttctccatatcgcccagctctactgtGATGTATCATTTGATACGATTGGTAACCAATCAATGGCTGCCCTCACCTGCTCCTGGTCTTTGACTCGTCATCGCTCTCATATTCTGCGATGATAAGCTCCTCATCCTCTTGATCTCCTTGTGCCTCAGTTTGTTCCTCTTTACTGAGCTGGAGTAATTTGAATGCCTCTTCATCTTCACAGCTCTACaggagatacacacacaaatactttcATATACTGAGTTATAGACTTGACTTACAGTGATTGTAaatttttcatacatttctGATACCTGGGCTCTTTAAAGTGCCACTGTGTAAGGTCacttacttttcttttcattgcaTACTTTAGTTGAACGTTGTTTCTGATCATTTCTAATCGTTCTtccctcttctttctttttgatTCCTCCTcctgacacacaaaaaaactataataataaaactaaaataatattCAAAGGCAGAGCAAGCCAAAATTCCCAGAGATCCATGCCAAGGTCACATCTGAAATACATTGACATTCTTACCTTTAACTTTGACACTAAATCACGTTCTGCCTTTTTTTGAACAAAATCAGTGATCCAGTCAGGCTCTGCTGAGGAGCTGCTGGTGGAGGACTGAGCAGTAGAAGTGGAAAGAGCTGCTTCTCCAtcatgcagcagagcagctgcCTCCTGTCTCCTATTCTCCTCATAGTCTGTGAGCCAGCTCAGCGCTCCACAAATCAGACTCAGAGACTTACCCTGAattaaagcacacacacaaaattagcAATGAAATCTAATGGCTTCTGCTGTACTTTCTCTTATGCATACACACCGTTCCAGTAGGACTTTCAAAGATTCCAACTTTGCCCTGGTCGAGTGTGCTGTACAAGGCTTGCATAAACTGCTCCTGGATGTTATAGGGTTGGTAGGGAAATGGAAATTGGGCCCTGCCATTCTCCATGCTCGTGAACCTCTCCTGGAAgacgacacaagggttaactcaATAAAACATTTCAGTTCAGATATGTTCATCGTGAGCATCAACTGAGCAGCCCACACAGTGTGTTTAGACTGAATTGTATTAACTTTAGCTACAAGCTTTAATTCCTGATAGTGATGTTGTGTCTAACAGACAGCACCCAGACAGGCGCCAAATTCTGCTTTCTGATTGGATTCTGCTTTTGTGCAGAATGATCAATCAATCTTATCAAAGTCCTGACGAATTTCTGATTCAGTTGGCCTCATTTTACTACATTAACGTTACCTCAATTTACCACAACGAGTAACTCATCATTTTACTTAAGAGCTTTCCAATTCGTCTACATGTTATGTCAAGCAGCTAACATTAAAGGTTGTCACTGCATGAAACGAAAACGTttatcactaacgttagctgtcttGAATGTGTAGTTATAGCTAGCTAACTATAACCTATCTCCTTATTAGTTGAAGTCCTATAGTTACTGCTGATCGAAATATTTGAGATGATCGCAACATAATAGCTTCTTACCCGCAGATCTCCTTAAAAAGGGATATTTTACGTTCAATTCCTGGCTATTCAACAACCGCGCCAACAGGCAGCAGTGGGGACCGAATCTGACCAATAGCGAGCAAGATAAAACAAAGAGTGCATGTTTTACTATAATGCTGTGGTTGCGTGGACGGGGCTATGTACAAATATCGCATGTATTTGTCTTTAACTGGACTATTATGTTATTACAGAATATTTGAACTAAGTACACTATTAATTATCTACGTGACGGCACACTATGTCGTAAATTATGCATTTCCTCTGCTCTTTGTAAGTGCACCGCCTTTCCGGGAGATGCGTATTTCGTATAACTAACGCCATCAACGCGGGTTCATCCCCTGGTTCCTCCTCAATGTCTGGAAAATTCTCTGTCCTTCTTTAAGCGTTTGTCAGATGCCAGACTGCAAGACAACGTGGACTTGAAGTAACCTAACCGAAAGCTCATATTTTGCTCATATACAAGTGTATCTGGTGCACAACGGTAGCACGGTCTCAGCGCAGCTAGTTGGAAGCTGTGAAGTTAacgtgtattttattttcagtaaCATTCACagataacgttaacgttaagtaAGGCTAACGAAGAGCTTTAACCAGCGTTAGTTAGCCAGCTAGCGTTCTTGCTGCACTTTGCGTGGTTTGAGAAGTACTTAGTTAGCTTTAGCCACCACTACTATTAGCCACCACTACTATTAGCCAGTGTTAGTTGGAATTGTGTTGCAGTTCAGAAGAGTAGGAGCTGATATCTGCTACATGACAATGACTGCAGAGGAGCAGACAGGTGAAGGACAACACACCATCCCAATGGAGGGAGAGGACATCACACCAAAGAAAGATGGGGGTATTTTAAAGGTAACGTTAAGTTATGTTTTGGTACTGTAGCTATATTAATCCAGCTAGCTGAGTGGTTAGCTGGCTGCTTGTTGTTTATCTACGCATTCagataggctaacgttagctgttgttagctaGTCTATCGCGTTCACTGTTAATAAAAACAGCGTGTTGACAACCCCGTAACGCTATTTATCTTGTTCCTACCTTTGGTTtcatagctaacgttaacttctTGCCAGGGTGTCAACAACATGGATAATTAGCCATTTCAACCGTCCACATTTCTAGAAGGCTCTGGAAccatggatacacacacacacacacacacactcagtcactCAAACACTCATAGGGGTTTACCTCACCTTAATTCAGAAATATTTGACAGCTTTGATTACCTCT
Coding sequences within it:
- the ddx11 gene encoding ATP-dependent DNA helicase DDX11; amino-acid sequence: MENGRAQFPFPYQPYNIQEQFMQALYSTLDQGKVGIFESPTGTGKSLSLICGALSWLTDYEENRRQEAAALLHDGEAALSTSTAQSSTSSSSAEPDWITDFVQKKAERDLVSKLKEEESKRKKREERLEMIRNNVQLKYAMKRKSCEDEEAFKLLQLSKEEQTEAQGDQEDEELIIAEYESDDESKTRSRYCGAEDDSDDDLVEEHVTKIYYCSRTHSQLAQFVHEVQKSPFSKDISLVTLGSRQNLCVNEEVRRLGSIQRINDRCIEMQKNKHEKPHHEEGVKRKRGQAKSVCPYYKASALQQMRDDVLGTVHDIEQMLKLGRETHSCPYYATRLAVPPAQLVVLPYQMLLHEATRKAAGVQLKGQVVIIDEAHNLSDTLSCIHSAELSGAQLCRVHSQLTQYADRYKSRLKAKNLMYIKQILFVIEGLVRVLGGKVGQNPQSQTTQTGTEMLSINNFLFKAQIDNINLFKLQRYFEKSLISRKLGGFVEKYAGLGVSLHTPSSSNKENRRTEGLNRYLQTLQSNQSTLPVSSADQQGSEAEKVLSASPMMQVEGFFMALTNSNSDGRVVVHRQGTLSESSVKFLLLNPAVHFAQVLKQCRAVIIAGGTMQPVSDFKQELLFSAGVGEERITEFSCGHVIPPENILPLVLCSGPSGQELDFTFQNRDSPRMMDETGRILSNICNVVPGGVVCFFPSYEYSRRIVSHWEASGALTRLANKKKIFQEPKKANQVEQVLSEFSRCIQRCAVDAGGLSGALLFSVVGGKMSEGINFSDDLGRCVVMVGMPYPNIKSPELQEKMSYLDKHLIHSGGRSPGQALIENLCMKAVNQSIGRAIRHRGDYSSIVLCDRRYSRPATLSKLPAWIKDRTSTHTTFGPAFAALRKFFLEKKQKQV